GGAATGGCTTCCCCGCAATGCGTGATTTTGTTGAAAGAGTGCTGGAGAAACTCAATGTGGGGGCAAACAGAGACCGTGTTTCTGTGGTCCAGTACAGCAGAGACGCAGAGGTGCAATTCTATCTGAACACCTACACCACGAGTGAGGCCATTGGGGATGCAGTCAGAGGGCTCAGACACAGAGGAGGCCGACCTGTGAACACAGGGGCCGCCCTCCAATATGTCAGAGACAACGTGTTTACAAACTCCTCTGGGAGTAGGCAGCAGCAAGGTGTTCCTCAAATCTTGATCCTGCTGAATGGTGGCAGATCTTTTGACAACGTTGATGCCCCGGCCTCTGCTCTCAAACAGCGGGGCATCTTTACAATCAGCATTGGAACACAGAGCTCAGACAGCAACGAGCTGCAGAAGATTTCCTATGATCCGAGCTATTCTCTATCAGTGGCTGAGCTGACTGACCTCCCCAGTGTCCAAGATCAGCTCTCCGCTGTGATGAGCAGGGTGCTGAGGGCAGCGCCCGGGACACCGACGGTGACTGGTAAGCCAGATCTCCATCCCAAACTCGGGGGAAGCATGACATGTTGGCTGGTATTGGAGAGTGTCGGACGGTGGTGGGGTTGGGGGTCTGTGTGAGGTAGTAAGAGTGGGTCAACAGCCTGGAGCCGCGTTACCAGAGAGATGGTGGCCCTTGAGGTCAGCGCAAATCACGTCAGTTTGTCATATCCTGtattttgtgtgctgcagtggacAGACAGCCAGGCGGAAGGGATGTGGTTTTCTTGTTGGATGGATCTGACGCCACAAGAAATGGATTCCCGGCTATGAGAGACTTTGTCCAAAGAGTAGTAGAGACGCTGAGCGTGGACGACAAGAAAGACCGTGTCTCGGTGGTTCAGTACAGCAGAGATGCAGCTGTCCAGTTCTAtctgaacacatacacaacaaagggCCAGATCCTTGAAATTGTCCGAGGTTTGAGACACAGAGGTGGAAGACCCCTCAACACCGGAGCAGCTCTCCAGTACTTGAGCGACAACGTCTTCACAGCCTCTGCCGGCAGCAGGCGGCTGGAAGGAGTTCCACAGGTCCTCATATTGCTAAGCGGCGGAAGGTCTTTTGACAGCGTGGATGCACCGGCTGCTGCTCTCAAACAGCTGGGAGTGCTGGTCTTTGCCATCGGAACCAGGAGCTCCGATAGCAGAGAACTGCAGAAGATAGCCCACGATCCCAGATACGCTCTGTCTGTGACTGAATTCACTGACCTACCCAGTGTCCAGCAACAGCTTCAGTCCTCCGTGGAGGATGTGGTGATTGATTCCACGCCAGAATCGCCACCAGTGATTGGTACGTTGACGTGGGCTGGGCACGGATAGGCAATCTGTCTTCCGTTTTCCATACCTTAGAACAATTTGAAGTCAAAGGAGGCGGTGCCAGTAACTTCCAAAACTGTCAAACCACGTGATGTTTAGTCAAGCGGTATGTATCGCCGTTTCACAAGTGTGTTTTATCGTCTGTCCTCCCGTCTTTTTGCAGCCGACACCGATGCCAAAAAGGATATCGTATTCCTTCTTGATGGGTCAGATGGCACAAGGAATGGCTTCCCCGCAATGCGTGATTTTGTTGAAAGAGTGCTGGAGAAACTCAATGTGGGGGCAAACAGAGACCGTGTTTCTGTGGTCCAGTACAGCAGAGACGCAGAGGTGCAATTCTATCTGAACACCTACACCACAAGGGAGGGCATTGGGGATGCCGTCAGAGGGCTGAGACACAGAGGAGGCCGACCTGTCAACACAGGGGCCGCCCTCAAATATGTCAGAGACAATGTGTTTACAGACTCCTCTGGGAGTAGGCAGCAGCAAGGTGTTCCTCAAATCTTGATCCTGCTGAATGGTGGTAGATCTTTTGACAGCGTTGATGCCCCGGCCTCTGCTCTCAAACAGCGGGGCATCTTTACAATCAGCATTGGAACACAGAGCTCAGACAGCAACGAGCTGCAGAAGATTTCCTATGATCCGAGCTATTCTCTATCAGTGGCTGAGCTGACTGACCTCCCCAGTGTCCAAGATCAGCTCTCCGCTGTAATGAGCAGGGTGCTGAGGGCAGCGCCCGGGACACCGACAGTGACTGGTAAGCCAGATCTCCATCCCAAACTGGGGGGAAGCATGACATGTTGGCTGGTATTTGGTGGGGTtgggggtgtgtgtgaggtagtAAGAGTGGGTCAACAGCCTGGAGCCGCGTTAGCAGAGAGATGGTGGCCCTTGAGGTTGAGCTAATATGTCCCGTATTATGTGTGCCGCAGTGGACAGACAGCCAGGCGGAAGGGATGTGGTTTTCTTGTTGGATGGATCTGACGCCACAAGAAATGGATTCCCGGCTATGAGAGACTTTGTCCAAAGAGTAGTAGAGACGCTGAGCGTGGACGACAAGAAAGACCGTGTCTCGGTGGTTCAGTACAGCAGAGATGCAGCTGTCCAGTTCTAtctgaacacatacacaacaaagggCCAGATCCTTGAAATTGTCCGAGGTTTGAGACACAGAGGTGGAAGACCCCTCAACACCGGAGCAGCTCTCCAGTACTTGAGGGACAACGTCTTCACAGCCTCTGCCGGCAGCAGGCGGCTTGAAGGAGTTCCACAGGTCCTCATATTGCTGAGCGGTGGAAGGTCTTTTGACAGCGTGGATGCACCAGCTACTGCTCTCAAACAGCTGGGAGTGCTGGTCTTTGCCATTGGAACCAGGAGCTCCAGTAGCAGAGAACTGCAGAAGATCGTTCACCATCCCAGATATGCTCTCTCTGTTACTGAACTCGCTGACTTACCCAGTGTGCAGCAAAACCTTCAGTCCTATATGACGGCTGTGGTGGCTAGTTCCACTCCAACAATAATAGGTATGATGGTAGTTGTACAATCATTacattagactttttttttcgtACAAGATTAAATTATCCTGGGAGAGGTACTTTCAATTACTTCATAGCTTCTGGTATTTGTGTCActtctcttttgttgttttgagtgGACACATCAgatttcttaaaggggaactataatgctgtttccacttttatttgaCCTTCATTATCTGGTTCATAGTTTGGAAGCACTTTAGGCctttgaccaatcacagcagagtggtcATGTTCGGACAAACCTTTTTGTATGCACTGCCTGTATGTATTTATCTATAAAAATACTGACAATCCAACACTTGTCTCGACAATGCAAGACAAAGGTGAAAGTTTTCAAATGTGGAACATATTTAAGCCACTTTTTGAGGTCAGTTTGAGGTCATAGTCCCCTATGAAACCTATCACCACTGTTTTTACATTCCACACCTTTTCTATTTCTCAGTCcttattatttttcagtttctctttttcattcatgttgattttgttgcttgaaaatgtttcattattcACGAGTACCATCCTGCGCTGTTCAGTTGAATGGCCATCACTAGTTCATCAGTCATTCTCAAGCTCTGTTGAGATGTCTTCCATTGTGAACTTGGGACATGTTCCATATCTGATCCATCTACGCTGTCCGTGTACACTTCTTCATTTGGCTTCGTTTGGCTTCCTTTGCCAAGATCTATTCCTTTTTAAGCCTTGCTCATGTTTGATGCCATGTGCTTACTGATCTTCTTAGCCAGTAGGCGTGCCTCATGTCTGGGCCTGGTGCAACTCTTTATATGTTATTTGCAATGGGTACGGGATCTTGTTCTGGGAGATTACTGTGGGATCATTTTCAGTCTACTGAACACAGACCAGTGGTGTTATGCTTTGTGCCTTCTCCAATGTTTTTCCAGTGACTTTGGCTTCGACTCAAAATTCTCAGTTGGGATGCTCAAAGGACAGGGGACTTTCGTTATCAGTGTAGCCTGCTAACATTTGGTCAGACAGAAAACAGGTTCTCTAAAATGACTCTTGGCTCTTGGCGTATTTATTTCACAGCCTTTACTTTGAAAACTGAACAGAACACAGACAGAACAGGCATGTTAATTATGATTTACATAAGATATTCAACTTTCAACAAAAACTGCATTAAAACAAATGTGTTGAGTTTACACTGGAAATCCCATATAtgtgctagcaattagcattagcaattcaCATGGTGATTTCGAACACTTTTAAGTATGACTAATTACACTTTTAAATGTACATTCCACCTAAACAGATGACACAAAATAAGCAAAACAGGTAAACATTTCCTGACTTCGGCTGAGGACAAAATTACCATAAATGCATATTTGAGATGCATAAATGAGCAACACTGTTGCAAattttacctaaaaaaaaaaagatctcttTTTAAAACACTAACTGATGAAGCCACTTAAGTGGTCGCCTGTTCAAGTCCTTTGTGAGCAGGGCTGGACTGACGGGATTGGATTGTTTAaccttattttcttatttatttattcttatttaattACTTCAGACATAATTTCACACTTTAACACAGAAGGTaacatgtttttctcttttcttcagCTGAGTCGCAGGGCCCACAGAAGGACATCATATTTCTTGTCGACGGATCTGATGGTGTTGGACGGGAATTCCCTATCATCCAGGAGTTCATCCGTAGGGTTGTGGAGAGTCTCAATGTGGGAGAAAATAAGATCCGAATTGGTGTGGTCCAGTTTGGTGATTACGCACAGGCGGACATGTATCTGAACACACATTCAACAAAAGAAGAAGTTTTAGATGCTGTTAGAGGAATCAGACAACGAGGAGGAAGACAACGTAACTTGGGCCAGGCCTTGAAGTTTGTCAGTGATGATGTTCTGACCGCCGCACGTGGAAGCAGGAAACAACAAGGCGTACCTCAGTTTCTGATTGTTGTCTCCAGCGGGTCCTCCACAGATGACGTCAGGCGTCCAGCGTCTTCCCTCAAACAATCAAGAGTTCTTCCGTTTAGTATTGGAACCAGGGGAATGGATCCGACGGAGCTGAAAATAGTGTCCTACACACCCAACTTTGCCTACACTGTAGATGATCTCCCAGGCTTGTACACGGTTCAAGAAAACTTAATCACCACTCTTACTGAATTATCAGATGACGACATTGCCAGGATGGTTCCAGTTTTTCCAGACTATGAAGGTACTTACACATTTATTGCATTaacatatattacattatgAAGTTAAGTGTAGCATTTTGAGTATTATGCATGTTGTGTTAATTGGATTGTGTGAATTGCACATCGGTGTGAATGTacgtatgaatggttgttttatgGTATGACACAAAAGtgtttgcatttttgcaaattttttattatatttttccatcGGACAAGATTAAAGAAATGACACTTTAATCcaatgtggttagcgcgcagacatcacagccaggaaacccgggttcaattccaccctcggccatctctgtgtggagtttgcatgttctccccgtgcatgcgtgggttttctccgggtactccggtttcctcccacattccaaaaacatgctaggttaattagcgactccaaattgtccataggtatgaatgtgagtgtgaatggttgtttgcctatatgtgccttgtgattggcttgcgaccagtccagggtgtactccgcctcttgcccgaagacagtttttaagctgtagaaaatgaatgaatgaatgaatgctgaggttctcattgggagtgaccaggatggataggatcaggaacgagtgcatcagagggacattttagagaccttggagataaaatcAGAGAAGCcaaactgagatggttgggacatgtccagaggagagatagtgaatagatagaaaatatagtttgtctatatgtgccctgtgattggctggccatcagtccagggtgtactccacctctcgcccgaagacagctgggataggctccagcacccccgcgacccttgtgaggataagtggtagaaaatgaatgaatgaatgaatattaatggtTGTGCCTTGCGTTATTTTGAGCAGActgtaaatttattttattttatataagcTACACACTGAATATTGTGATAAGATATATTTGTAGAAATGTgtgggtgtactcactttttgtgattgactggcgaccaggaTAGGATAGGTCCAACTCGCATGTGACTCTAATCCTAAGCTAAGCGAtacaaaatgactaaatgaatgaatgaatattgttttaGATAAAATATGTATTGATATTGTGATATTGCAAACTCATAATCATACCTTGTTTACTTCTTTCCATACAGTCGTTATACCAGAAAGCACAGGTGGAGAAAAGAGAGATGTCGTGTTTCTAATTGATGGTTCAAGTGCGGCACGGAATGACTTCCCTTCCATCCGAGAAATGATCAGAAGAGTTGTGGAGAAGCTGGATGTCGGACTGGATAACGTCAGAATTTCCGTTGTACAATACAGCGACGATGCAACAGTAGAGTTTCTCCTAAATGAATTCTCCACCAAAGAAGAAGTACGCCAGGCTGTGGCACGACTTCGGAACAGAGGAGGAAATCGTCTGAACACAGGAAATGCTCTTGAGTGGGTCTCGCGGAACATCTACCAGAGGTCAGCAGGAAGCCGCATCGAAGATGGAGTACCACAGTTTCTCATTTTAGTTACTGGTGGGAGATCTACAGATGATGTATCTACTCCAGCGGACCAACTTAAGAGAAACCACATTGCACCTATTGCTATTGGCTCAAGGAACTCAGATCCAGATGAACTGAGGAAGATTTCCCTGAAGCCTGAACTGGCTTACACAGTTGATAGTTTCCAGCAGCTTCCCACAGTGGAGCAGCGACTCATTGATTCGGTCAAAACAATAACCGCTTCTGATATCATCAGCAGCTACACACCTACAGATGTGGATCTTGGTAAGTAAGAGCTACCGATATCACTGTAAAGTATTTGATGGCTAAAATGTCATACTgaaattttatattaaatttagccaagatatatacatttatatttattgaaatgttttttttgtattgttgtttcATTGCAAATTactgaaaatatgtatttttaatgaagTTTCAATGGCCGATTAATAATTTTTAGTGcaaattttaatgaaaaattttcCGCAAATTTTTAGTATCAACTAAATATTCTGCTAACCAATATAGAGACTTACTTTAAtatgaagggctgcacggcggtcgagtggttagcgcgcagacctcacaaaaaaaaagaaaaaaagagtctACTCATAGCTAAATATTACTGCATGACGCAGTAGCTGTACCACAATAAGAAACATACCGCTACTTGCATGCAGTCATCCCTCCGTCATGGCACTTCATTGGTTCCACTCTCGTCTATGATATGTGGAATACATGGAATGTTTTGGgagaaaaacctgtttatgaaacttctcaatatgctttttaacattagagccctctagacataaaatagcacccctatagtcacctctaccaGCATATTACCCAGTATATTAGACGTAATAAGGATAAACAAGACataaataggctgcacggtgaccaagtggttagcgcacaggcctcacagcgaggagacccgagttcaattccaccctcggccatctctgtgtggagtttgcatgttctcatgttttactctggtttcctcccacattccaaaaacatgctaggttaattggcgactccaaattgtccataggtatgaatgtgagtgtgaatggttgtttgtctatatgtgccctgtgattggctggccaccagtccagggtgtacctccgcctcttgcccgaagacagctgggataggctccagtacccccttcgaccctcgtgaggataaggtgtagaaaatgaatgaatgaatgaatgaatgaatgaagatgctgctgaggttctcattgggagtgaccaggatggataggatcaggaacaagtacatcagagggacatgaatgaatgaatttaatatgAAATCTTTTAGACTTTGCAGACATTGCCGTTGGTACCAGACATGCAGCACATTTAGAtgaccaattattttttttttaaagtaattattaatcaataatttaactttaatataattaatcttctttcttttgtttgtgtttttctttttacaggTGTTTTAGACCTTGGAAAAAAGGACATTATTTTCCTTATTGACGGCTCAGAAAACACTGGGGCTCAGGGTATTGCTCATATTCGTGACTTCATCCTGAAGATCGTTCAACAACTCGATGTCCAGCCTGACCAAGTCCGTGTGGCCGTGGTCCAGTACGCAGACAGAGTTAAAACGGAGTTCTCTCTCAACTCACTTACTAACAAACCAGCTGTTATCTCAGCCGTCAAAAGACTCCGTCAAATGGGTGGCCGCTCCTCAGATCTGGCTGATGCCATCGAATATGTGATCCAGAATGAGCTAAAGCCATCATCTGGTGTTCGTCCGACAGAGGCCTCCCAGCATCTTGTAGTACTCACAGGTGGACGTTCCCCTCAAGATGTGTCTATTTATGGACCATTGCTCAAAGGATCCAGGGTCAACTGCATCGGTATTGGAGCAAGTGGGGCAGACACAAGGCAGTTAGCTCAGATTTCCACCACGCCAGAAGATGTCCTTCAAGTTCCTACGTTCCCTGGCCTGCCAACCATCAAAGACAGGTTCATAACAAGATTGAGTGGAAACCTACTTGAGAAACCAACCACAGATGAGATTCCAAGTGAGTGCTGTTGAAATGCACACAATACAGTCATACCTCGGTTTTTGTGTACTACAGTTGTTCTCAAAAAAAGATTTTGTACACTgtttcaaaataatttattgttattaatatgatATCGCACAATGCAAACTCATCCGAATGCCCAAAGAACAGCCTCACTGTCCCTCCATTTGTAATTGAATGTGAATAACTCATAATAACTCATAATAATAACTCACCAAGGGGccaaacaaagttgtcattgccagcaatttgataaagaaggtgagaattcttcttattattattattattcattcattcacgggggtgcttgagcctaccccagctgtctttgggcgagaggcggggtacaccctggactggtggccagccaatcacagggcacatatagacaaacaaccattcacactcacattcatacctatggacaatttggagtcgctaattaacctagcatgtttttggaatgtgggaggaaaccggagtacccggagaaaacccacgcatgcacggggagaacatgcaaactccacacagagatggccgagggtgggattgaactcaggtcttctagccatgaggtctgtgcgctaaccacttggtcactgtgcagcctatttatgtcttgtttatccttatgtctaatatattggctaatatgcatgcagatgtgactataggggtgctattttatgtctagagggctctaatgttaaaaagcaaacAGGccgccctattattattattattattaatgttaccAGGATATATGTGAAGTCCACATCAACGAGAAGTTTCatacatttgtaattttaatcattttgtattattttctgcatgtaaagctATAAATGGATTTTTTGTTTAtcttttttgggtgtctggagtGGATTAACATGTATAATGAAAACCGAGGTGTGACTTGTATAATGttatattgtacatttttatatagtAATCAATGTAATACCgttgaaataatattttctactattttgtcattcccaaacttcttttccCAGCACAAGGTTTGCCTGCACCCAAGAAGGCTGACATCGTGTTTTTGGTGGACGGCTCTATAAACCTGGGCAGAGATAATTTCAACGAAGTGATGACATTTGTCATCAACCTCATAGATCTGTTCTTCAACGATAGAGATAACCTCAGAATTGGATTGGCTCATTATGGCACCGATGTCACCGATGTGTTGTACCTTAACACCCACAAAAACAAGCAAGACATCATCAGTGCCATTGGCCGAGCGGAATACAAGGGCGGTCGTAAAAGCAACACCGGGGCAGCCATTCGCCACGTTCAGGATGTTCACTTCTCCAAAGAAAAAGGCAGTCGTAAAGATGAGGGTACTCCTCAAATCTTAATGGTTATCACAGGAGGACGGTCGTCAGATGACAGCAAATCAGCAGCACTTGGCTTGAAGAACAGTGGTGTGAGAGTGTTTGCAGTGGGAGTGGGTGACATTGAGAATGAGTTGGAAAACCTTGCAAGCGATTCCTCCACGGTGGCAAGGGCCAGAACTTTCCAGGAGCTTTCAGAGCTCAATGAGCAAATCCTGGAGACGCTAGATGATGAAGTGAAGGGAAAGCTGTGTGTTGGAGTACAAGACGTTACCAAAGGTGAGGAacgttgactttttttttgagtaATTAACTgaattaacaatattttttttttacttttctagcCTGCAACCTTGAGGTCTTGGTTGGTTTTGATGTCGCTGCACAGAATGTCTTCAGTGCTCAGACCAACCTCCAGAGCAAAATGGCCACCATTCTACAGAGGATCTCCAAGATGTCAACAATCAGTTGTTCATCGGGGCAGATTCCTTCGATTCAAATTGGCATGCTCGCCGTTGATTCTTCCGGACAGCCTGTCCAGTTGGATTTCACAGATAATTCTGACAAGCTCTTTGAGGACTTTAGAGGTCTTAGAGCACGGGGCCCATTTGTCCTCACCGGCAAGACCATCTCAGCTTACACGGACAGATTCAAAACCAGACAAGATAATACTGTCAAGGTTGGTTTCTAAGACAAACCGTATTACCAACAAGGGTTCCTGCTTCAAGTACAAAGTCTATTATTTCTGTCAATCCAATACAATATTTGGTTTTCCGTTACAATAaacttgtttttatgtttattttttccttCAAGGTTGTAATTCATCTCACTGATGGTCTTGATTCTCCCTATCCTGAACTGAAAAGACGAGTTGAAGAGCTCCGACAGTCAGGTGATAACCATCGAAAATGTTCAATTCTCTGAAATCATCATAACAGATCAAAATAgacaaatattatgtcataatCAGGCGTCAACAGTTTCATCCTGGTCGGGCTCGAGCGCGTGGTCAGATTTGAGGAAGCTGCTTTACTAGAATTTGG
This is a stretch of genomic DNA from Doryrhamphus excisus isolate RoL2022-K1 chromosome 9, RoL_Dexc_1.0, whole genome shotgun sequence. It encodes these proteins:
- the LOC131135442 gene encoding collagen alpha-3(VI) chain-like translates to MYRRFTSVFYRLSSRLFAADTDAKKDIVFLLDGSDGTRNGFPAMRDFVERVLEKLNVGANRDRVSVVQYSRDAEVQFYLNTYTTSEAIGDAVRGLRHRGGRPVNTGAALQYVRDNVFTNSSGSRQQQGVPQILILLNGGRSFDNVDAPASALKQRGIFTISIGTQSSDSNELQKISYDPSYSLSVAELTDLPSVQDQLSAVMSRVLRAAPGTPTVTGKPDLHPKLGGSMTCWLVLESVGRWWGWGSV
- the LOC131135443 gene encoding collagen alpha-3(VI) chain-like, whose protein sequence is MSRIMCAAVDRQPGGRDVVFLLDGSDATRNGFPAMRDFVQRVVETLSVDDKKDRVSVVQYSRDAAVQFYLNTYTTKGQILEIVRGLRHRGGRPLNTGAALQYLRDNVFTASAGSRRLEGVPQVLILLSGGRSFDSVDAPATALKQLGVLVFAIGTRSSSSRELQKIVHHPRYALSVTELADLPSVQQNLQSYMTAVVASSTPTIIGMMVVVQSLH